The following coding sequences lie in one Cannabis sativa cultivar Pink pepper isolate KNU-18-1 chromosome 5, ASM2916894v1, whole genome shotgun sequence genomic window:
- the LOC115717947 gene encoding blue copper protein 1b-like has protein sequence MANSKQLFISLAIIAIFVPSISAVEYVVGDEKGWTINFDYQAWAQGKEFHVGDKLVFKYREGDHNVFKVDGVGFKECVPPADDTSALTSGNDVITLTTPGRKWYICGVPQHCQVGNQKLLITVIPDIDDVASPTPSSPSPSQDIQPSSSNILNSFSTLAFITTLLLILGVLGVFFG, from the exons ATGGCTAACTCCAAGCAGCTATTCATTAGTCTTGCAATTATAGCAATTTTTGTCCCTTCAATATCAGCAGTTGAATATGTGGTGGGAGATGAGAAAGGTTGGACTATCAACTTTGACTACCAGGCTTGGGCTCAAGGAAAGGAATTCCATGTTGGTGACAAACTAG tgtTCAAGTATCGAGAGGGAGATCACAATGTGTTCAAAGTTGACGGTGTTGGGTTCAAAGAATGTGTGCCACCAGCTGATGATACATCGGCCTTAACTAGTGGAAACGATGTGATTACATTGACAACTCCCGGAAGGAAATGGTATATTTGTGGTGTTCCTCAACACTGCCAAGTGGGAAATCAAAAGCTTCTTATTACTGTCATTCCTGATATTGATGACGTGGCATCTCCTACCCCTTCTTCACCCTCTCCTTCGCAAGATATTCAACCATCTAGTTCAAATATTCTTAACTCTTTCTCAACACTTGCCTTCATCACCACTTTGCTCCTCATACTTGGCGTTCTAGGAGTTTTCTTTGGTTAA
- the LOC115717948 gene encoding blue copper protein 1b-like, which translates to MAFSNHYVLFIAIVAIFVPSITAVEYVVGDEKGWTINFDYQAWAQGKEFHVGDKLVFKYPERAHNVFKVDGVGFKQCAPPADAAALTTGNDVITLTTPGRKWYICGVAQHCQVGNQKLFITVLDDDLASPTISPSPTKEDQPSRATTTTTTTFCFIITTFLLGLLFA; encoded by the exons ATGGCTTTTTCCAATCATTATGTACTCTTCATTGCTATTGTAGCAATTTTTGTCCCTTCAATTACAGCAGTTGAATACGTTGTTGGTGATGAAAAAGGGTGGACTATCAACTTCGATTACCAAGCTTGGGCACAAGGCAAGGAGTTCCATGTTGGTGACAAACTTG TGTTTAAGTACCCGGAAAGAGCTCACAATGTGTTCAAAGTTGACGGTGTTGGCTTTAAACAATGCGCGCCACCAGCTGATGCTGCCGCCCTAACTACCGGAAATGATGTGATAACATTGACAACTCCGGGAAGAAAATGGTACATTTGTGGCGTTGCTCAGCACTGCCAAGTGGGAAATCAAAAGCTTTTTATTACTGTTCTTGATGACGACTTGGCTTCTCCAACCATTTCACCATCTCCTACCAAAGAAGACCAACCATCTAGAGCAACTACAACTACTACCACCACATTTTGCTTCATCATAACTACTTTCCTTCTTGGACTGTTATTTGCTTGA